The genomic interval TTAACGAAGTATGAGTTTGCAAATTTGACTTCTTTAAGATaacttttcaatattttttttaaattaacaaatatatatatatatatataattcacaAAAAGacatgaattttaaattatacagaTTGATTAGAGTTGTTTGTGACATTTAAACAATATTTTCGAGTATGACCAGTTAACCGACATAGTCTGCATTTTCTATACacttttgcaattttttaatatatatatatatatatatatatatatcatttataaaaaataacatcgcaaattttactaaaattacaataaaattaatgttgaaTGTGGCCTCAAGTATTACATTGTTGAGATATTGGCGATGTCTTGGTACATCGCGagtttgttcttcttcttcttgcttTTGAAGATAATTAGGAGGAAGTGCTGCAGAATAACTACAATGTATCGTCAAAATTCCGTACGTATGAGAAAACATCGACAACGTGATACTAGAGGCCATATTCGACattaattttatcgtaatttttgtgatttattttttatgaatgaaatatattaattatatacatatttgttaaaaaaattaaaaaagtgtcAAAAAAATGGACTATGTTCGTTATCTGGTcatactcgaaaacattgtCAAAATATTACAGACAACTCTAGTAaatacatataatttaaaatttaaatttatatatattttgtttaaattgccTTAATGAAGTCACATTTGCAAACTCAGACTTTCTCAAGGAAGTCACCGTATGCAAAGACGAGTTgtaattgagaaaataaaagaagaattttagtatatagttttgaaaataaaataatttattaattttttttttaagatgtaGGATATTCCGAAAAAAATCCTTATATAAGAGAGAGAATATTTGATTGAAATTATATGTCATTGGTAAGAgaacaaatatttcataaaaaataattgaatttttattcaaagttttaaaagttttcatctattttttatttttgtaaaagttaaaaatttcatcaatttattACGCTAAAAAAAGagaatcttaaaataatttaaaaattgtttccaaatgaaaatatgttttcaataactttaaaaaaaattataacagattaatttttaatatttttttaatacatagaaattagttttttttttccccttTTGTTAACTGGGAAactaatctaaaaaaaaaaattgtttttattttttttgcaataaaataagaaatgatttttacaatagAGCAATAACTAACGTTTTcccttttaaaaaagttttccaTTTTCTACGAGATCGATTTAGTTTTAGTTTGTGAGAACGCTAGGAGAGAACATATAATCTAGCGCGTTTGTTGAAAGCGAAAAGAATAGAAGAAGAGATGGAAGGTTGGGACCCTAATACTAAGTCGACGCTAACACAGATCCCATTGCTAACAACAAAGGCAGGTCCTAGAGACGGATCAGCATGGACCCAAAGACTCAAGGAAGAGTACAAGTCTCTTATTGCATACACTCAGATGAACAAATCCAACGATAACGATTGGTTTCGGATCTCCGCTTCTAATCCCGAAGGTACCCGCTGGACTGGTAAATGTTGGTATGTTTATAATCTTCTCAAATATGAATTCGACCTTCAATTTGATATTCCCATCACTTACCCTTCCACCGCACCTGAACTTGAACTCCCTGAATTGGATGGCAAGACTCAGAAGGTTCatttctcttctcttctctttcccgcttttttcttttagttattgttgactaattcattcataacaattcaattaattttcagATGTATAGAGGAGGGAAGATATGCTTGACTGTGCATTTCAAGCCTCTCTGGGCaaaaaataggtttttttttttaatctttttataagGGTCGttatgttattgtgatattgtttTATATTAGGATTAGGATTTGGTTAGGCTCTGAAGTTTGAACAATTGGAAATAGAATTTTGCTCTCAGGGTTTGATTTAATTGGCTTATCTGAGTTTATCAGTTGACGTATACACTTGAGACTATTTCAAAGAGCTTATgaaaaacaacttatgacatgttAAAAAGATCTGTTTTGCagcttattttcataagctctttggataatttatgaaaacagtttatagGCATGTTTGGGTTGacttatttgaatttatgtAATGACATAAACACTTGTGAGACTATTTG from Cicer arietinum cultivar CDC Frontier isolate Library 1 chromosome 5, Cicar.CDCFrontier_v2.0, whole genome shotgun sequence carries:
- the LOC101491251 gene encoding ubiquitin-fold modifier-conjugating enzyme 1 encodes the protein MEGWDPNTKSTLTQIPLLTTKAGPRDGSAWTQRLKEEYKSLIAYTQMNKSNDNDWFRISASNPEGTRWTGKCWYVYNLLKYEFDLQFDIPITYPSTAPELELPELDGKTQKMYRGGKICLTVHFKPLWAKNSPRFGIAHALCLGLAPWLAAEVPILVDSGMIKHKDDATTSTES